The following nucleotide sequence is from Roseivirga sp. BDSF3-8.
CTAAAAATAGATAAGCCTATCTTAGCCAATTACTGCTCTTATTGATTCAATACACACCTGTCCTAAATAAATACTAGAGAGGGAAAAAGACTGGAAGGCAACCGAAGTTGCCTTATATTATAGGTAGTGAATCAATAATATATCCAGTCATGTCAAAAGTAACACTTTTCAGTCAGATAATCAGCCTTCTTCCCACGGCTAACTTTAGAAGAATAGTCCAACATCATCATTCGGACAAGCACAGCAAAGGTTTGATCACTCGTCACCACCTTATATCGATGCTGTTTTGCCATCTGGCAAAAGCAGACTCAATTAGAGATGTGGTGCAGGGCATGAAAGCTATGTCAAAAAACATCGTTCATTTGGGTATTGATCGAGTCCCCAGTAAGTCCTCTATTGCTTACATGAACAAGCATCGGTCCTGGGAGGTCTTCCGAGACTTTTACTATGAGTTGCAGACACACCTTCAGTCCGGACAGCCCTTCAAACGGACTGGTATGAAACGCCTGAAGCGTAAGGTGTTTATTTTGGACAGCACTACAGTTCCCTTATCGCTGCAGGCCTTTGACTGGGCCCATTTCCGCAGTAGAAAAGGGGCTGTCAAGCTACACACCTTACTGGACTATGACGGCTGTCTTCCTGCCTTTATCGACATGACAGAAGGCAAACAGCATGATATTCAGGCTGCAAGGACAGTAAATATACCCAGTGGTAGTGTATTGGTAGCAGACCGGGCTTACCTGGACTTCAAGTGGTTAAACGATTTGGACAGCACCAGGGTGTATTTTGTGATCAGAGCCAAAAGTAACCTGAAAGCACAACTGATAGCTGATTATGCCATCAATGGTTACAAGGCTACAGACATCATCAGTGACCGGGATATTTGCCTTAAAAGTCCCCGGTCGGCAGAAGCGTATCCGGGTAAACTCAGGCTGGTACGTGTTTGGGACAGCATACAGCAAAAGGAGCTCACCTTCCTGACCAATAACTTCGACTGGCAAGCAAAAACAGTTGCTGATTTGTATAAAAGCCGATGGGAGATCGAGGTGTTCTTTAAGCAGGTGAAGCAAAACCTGAAGATAAAGTCATTTATAGGCACCAGCCCCAACGCTGTGCTCATTCAGGTATGGACGGCTATGATCGTGATATTACTACTCAAATATCTGAAACAGAAAGCAGCATTCAACTGGCATCTGTCCAATTTGGTCACCTTCCTTAGAGTAAGCTTGTTCCTTAAATTAGACCTATATAAATGGCTGGACAGGCCAAGCTTTAGGGAAGACACACCTGCAGAAATACAATTAAGCTTATTTACGTCTAATAATATTAGGGGGGCTTGATTTTGAAATCAGCAAAAAATCAGCGAATAGGAACCAAAAAGAATGATTTATACCTCATTTCAAATCGTTTAGGACGGGTGTGATTCAATAGTAAAGATCCAGAGGCCCGGCGCAATTTGTGTCCTAAATTGAAATTATTGCAGCGTATAATAGATTCACCAATTATATATAAGTATGTCTTATCAATCGCCTCCTGATAATTTCAAAGTCCTTAATATTTTTCCTTTTAGTAGATTGGTAAGCAATTCCGCCAAATCTCATTCCCAGGTAGGTTGCCGTATTTCGAAATGGCATTTCAAACCCATCGGGACATTTTTTATCCGATCCTACAGAAATTACAAACATAGTTTTACCCCTCAGCCTTCTTCCTCCTGTTTTGTTAATAGTAAGCAAGTCTGTGATCCTGTCAAAATAGTCTTTCATCAGTCCGCTCATAGTATACCAATACACTGGGGTGGCAAAAACTATAGGGTTATGAACGGCCATAAGTGAAGCTATTTTTTCAAAGTCATCATCTTCTGAATACTTTCCCGAATAACAATAAGCACTTATTTTTCTGTCTTTCAGATTTATCAGTTTGTGTGGTATGCCTTTCATAACTTCTTCAGTAAAAGTAAGGGTGTCACTTTCTTTTCTATGACTCCCTACTATTACCAAAGGTTTCTTTCTAAGAATAACATTTTTATGGTTAAGGCTAACAATAAGCTGGCTGTTGCTAGGCTTGTATTTCTTTTTTATCAAACCATATATAAGGTTTCCTGTCATTTTTGTAAAGGTGGGTTTTCACCCCCTCTTTAGGCGTAGTAGATAGCGTGTGTCTCAAATAAAAGTCATCCTCAACCTCATAAACATCCAAATCCTCCTCGGTATCTTCACTGACCCTATTATAATAAACAAGCTTTTCTTCTTCAGGCTTGAACATACCCATCGCGGCCACTCTTACATATTCAGAATTATTTGGTCCTGAACGGTGGATCAGAGATTGGTCCATTATAAATATCTGACCTCTTCGAACCGGCACGGGCTCCATATAATGTTTTTCTATTACATCTACAAACGCTTCATATGGAAAAGAACACCGTTGGGCTCTGGGTAATCTATGGTATTTGTGACTACCACGAACCACATGAACGCAGCCATTGGATTCATCCACATCTATTAAAGGTATCCACATAGTAATACCTGTACGATTACCTTCATAGGGAACCATAGTGGTATCAATATGCGTACCTAGTATAGAATCTTCAGCAGTAGTAAGTTTTACACCATACCCTCCATAGAACTGTTTATAATTATAGAGATATTTATCCGCTACAGGCTTGGTTACATATTTAAATAGTTCATTCGCTTTAGCTCTATGTTCAATATCTCTTAGCTCAATGGTGCTTATATATGTTTTTCTACCATACTTATCTTTGTTCTGAACGAAGAAGCTTGTGAGGTACGCCAAACCTTCCTCATCGATCGTGTCATCCAGCACCAGAAAGCCATCTTCAAGAAATTTTTTCTGAAGATGAGGATCATTAAAGATCTTTTTTTCAAGGCTACTTATATTAGGAAGCACTGTTTTATTCATAATTTTACACCGAAACGGACTTACGATTTAATTGACGATAAATATCCAGGTTCTTAAATACAGTGGCAGGCACATTGAACTCTGTACAGGAAAATACCTCCCCGTGGTCCTCCATTATAATAAACCCATCACTCTCATTTTTAAGGGCGTCCCGTAACATAAGACCTGTTTCATACTCACCGTAAGATGCTATAGGCATCTTAATTTTATGGCTAAATTGAGGGTTTCTTGTAAATTGTTTGCTAGCATGTGTATGCAACAAAGAGTTGACTTCCGGCATGTCCTTAAAGACTATAGCAGCCTCTACCGAATCACTTGAAGGCATGAATTTCCCCCTATACTTAAGTAAGTTCTTCGAAGGGTCATATGATACCACCTCAGCTATACGTTCAATATTCAGATTATCCTTATAGGTTTTAGTAGAAGTCACATAAAATCTATCTGTATCAGGAACCCTTACTGCGAAGTATCCATCCGAAGGACTTCTGTGATACAAAACATAATCACGATATGCAGCAGCACAATTTTCAAAGTATTTCCTGATAGGTGCAGATAACTGAACGGGGCTATTATCTAGACACTCTGCTTTGTATTTTACTCTTACGCTATCACAAATTGAATTGTCTACAATTTTCTCATGACC
It contains:
- a CDS encoding IS4 family transposase, with protein sequence MSKVTLFSQIISLLPTANFRRIVQHHHSDKHSKGLITRHHLISMLFCHLAKADSIRDVVQGMKAMSKNIVHLGIDRVPSKSSIAYMNKHRSWEVFRDFYYELQTHLQSGQPFKRTGMKRLKRKVFILDSTTVPLSLQAFDWAHFRSRKGAVKLHTLLDYDGCLPAFIDMTEGKQHDIQAARTVNIPSGSVLVADRAYLDFKWLNDLDSTRVYFVIRAKSNLKAQLIADYAINGYKATDIISDRDICLKSPRSAEAYPGKLRLVRVWDSIQQKELTFLTNNFDWQAKTVADLYKSRWEIEVFFKQVKQNLKIKSFIGTSPNAVLIQVWTAMIVILLLKYLKQKAAFNWHLSNLVTFLRVSLFLKLDLYKWLDRPSFREDTPAEIQLSLFTSNNIRGA
- a CDS encoding flavodoxin family protein: MTGNLIYGLIKKKYKPSNSQLIVSLNHKNVILRKKPLVIVGSHRKESDTLTFTEEVMKGIPHKLINLKDRKISAYCYSGKYSEDDDFEKIASLMAVHNPIVFATPVYWYTMSGLMKDYFDRITDLLTINKTGGRRLRGKTMFVISVGSDKKCPDGFEMPFRNTATYLGMRFGGIAYQSTKRKNIKDFEIIRRRLIRHTYI
- a CDS encoding phytanoyl-CoA dioxygenase family protein, producing the protein MNKTVLPNISSLEKKIFNDPHLQKKFLEDGFLVLDDTIDEEGLAYLTSFFVQNKDKYGRKTYISTIELRDIEHRAKANELFKYVTKPVADKYLYNYKQFYGGYGVKLTTAEDSILGTHIDTTMVPYEGNRTGITMWIPLIDVDESNGCVHVVRGSHKYHRLPRAQRCSFPYEAFVDVIEKHYMEPVPVRRGQIFIMDQSLIHRSGPNNSEYVRVAAMGMFKPEEEKLVYYNRVSEDTEEDLDVYEVEDDFYLRHTLSTTPKEGVKTHLYKNDRKPYIWFDKKEIQA